The region GAGATGTAGCTGGACGCCAGCCGCAGAGTCTCGATCTTGGACAGCTTCCTGTCGGCTGGCTCGGTGGGGATGAGGGTCCTCAGAGCAGTGAAGGCCGTGTTCACGCTGTTGGTGCGGTCCCTCTCTCGAGCGTTTGCCACGTTCCGCTGCCGCACCTCCACCACCGGGGCTCCTGCCACCATCGGGGGCCCCGCCAGCCTGCCGGCAACTCCGCATAACTTCCTCTTCCTGCTTCCCACCTTGATCTGAAACCCGTTGGAGCCCCCGTTGAGACGGAAGGAGGACTTCTGGGAGTCGGAGCCCGAGCTCTCGCTGCCGCcgttctcctcctcctcgtcctctgaCATCATGCTGATGTCGGAGAAGAGGAAGCAGCTTGGGGGAGCCGTACGCACCATCGTAAAAGACATCAGTCCAGATCTACAAGACAG is a window of Salmo trutta chromosome 37, fSalTru1.1, whole genome shotgun sequence DNA encoding:
- the LOC115177304 gene encoding basic helix-loop-helix transcription factor scleraxis-like; the protein is MSFTMVRTAPPSCFLFSDISMMSEDEEEENGGSESSGSDSQKSSFRLNGGSNGFQIKVGSRKRKLCGVAGRLAGPPMVAGAPVVEVRQRNVANARERDRTNSVNTAFTALRTLIPTEPADRKLSKIETLRLASSYISHLGNVLLVGEACGDGQPCHSSTPPFHHHTLHSLSPSPGRGSEKQPKHICTFCLSKQRKMNKDRDRNTTVRR